The Paenibacillus thermoaerophilus DNA window AAGCTGATCGTGATTCACGACGATACGGTGGACCGCACGACGGACGGCAGCGGCGAAGTGTGGAAAATGACCGCGGAGGAGCTTCGCAAGCTGGACGCCGGAGCTTGGTTTGACGAACGCTTCCGAGGCGAACGCCTGCCCTTGCTGGAGGAAGTGTTCGCCCTTGTGCCGCCGGGTCTGCTGATCAACATCGAGATCAAGGGCTCCTATGGCGGCAAGCTGGAAGAGGAGCTGTCCCGGATGCTGGATGCGGAGGGCCGCAGCCACCGGGTAGTCGTCTCGTCGTTCGATCACAAAATCCTGCAGCGTCTCAAACGGCTTCGTCCGGCGACGGCGATCGGGCTCCTGTACTCGGCGAATCCCGTAACGCATCTGGGCCTGACGACCGGGATGCAGGGCGAGGTGACGTCGTTTCACCCTCATCACAGGCTGATTGGCGAGTCGGATATCACCGAGCTGCGCCGCGCGGGTTATGCGGTATACCCGTATACGCCGAACCGCGAGGAGGATTGGCGGCGGCTCGTTCGGGCGGGCGCCTCCGGCATTATCACGGACCGGCCGGGGGAGCTTCGGGAGCTGCTTCGCCGCGAGGCCGGCCATTTGGGGTAAGAGGGCGGACGCAAGGTTCGGAAGACGGAAGGCCAGCCGGCGGAAAAGCGCGGGCTGGTCTTTTTGTGTTCGCCGCGCCGTTTCGCCGAACGTCCCGTGATGCAGAGGCTGGAAATGTGGGGTATAATGATCCGTAAGATCCCGAAGAAGAAAGGGCGGAGCAAACATGTCGATCTACG harbors:
- a CDS encoding glycerophosphodiester phosphodiesterase, which codes for MSKNQPLVIGHRGAASIAPENTWASFRTAIEQGADGIELDIHLSADGKLIVIHDDTVDRTTDGSGEVWKMTAEELRKLDAGAWFDERFRGERLPLLEEVFALVPPGLLINIEIKGSYGGKLEEELSRMLDAEGRSHRVVVSSFDHKILQRLKRLRPATAIGLLYSANPVTHLGLTTGMQGEVTSFHPHHRLIGESDITELRRAGYAVYPYTPNREEDWRRLVRAGASGIITDRPGELRELLRREAGHLG